The Pseudomonadota bacterium region AGCCTCCCACGGTCTTGATCGACCATGCGGCGACAAGAGACCCGACAATCATGTTGAATAATAAAAGATACAGCCCCTTCAAGGGTTGCTCTAATTTTGCCGCCGGCGCCGGGTAGTTTGCTTGCCAGACCATACCAATAATGATAGAAAATGGTATGAGACACATGGCCAGCTCGCCTGCCCAGGGAATAAATGTCTCTGGCTTAAACCAGGTGATAATGCCAAAGGCAATGAAAAATACAACCACTGTTCCCAAAATCCCTAATAAAGGCTGTTTGATTTCTCCTTTTTGATTCATATAGTGTCCCCCTTTTTTATTTTCGATGGAACTTCATACTGCAATGCCATCGTAATAAGTGACGATAATTCCTCCTCATTAAAAATATCTCCCTTCTTTCCTTCACGATTAACAAAAACACCCCCTTATGATTTGATAATTTACCGGGGGTACCGAGATATACCCCCGGTAAATTCAATCTTTAAGCCTATGCCCTCTTCACGATAGTCACCGTACCCGCAGTACCATCTACCCTGATGATATCACCTGTCTTTATGACGGATGTGGCAACACCGGTGCCTGTGACCGAAGGCAGACCATATTCCCTCGACACAATTGCCGCATGGGACGTGAGGCCTCCGATATCCGTCACCGCAGCCTTTATCTTTGTGAACACAGGAGCCCACGATGGATTTGTACAGGGACACACTACGATCTCGCCTTCCTGCAACTTGACGATGTCTTCGAGCAGCTTCAGCACTCTCGCTGGCCCTTCAACAACCCCTGCTGATGAGGCAAACCCTTTAAGCTCGTTGACATCACCCGCTTCAACGGTCCCGCCTTTCAACCATTGTTGCACTGAATCTGTTGTTACACCCCACAGCATAACGGTAAAGGGCTCAGATATCTCCTCAGGCGGCACTCCGAGCGCAAGCACAGGAACCCAGTTTTTCGCTGCGTTGAGTATTTTCTGCCGCTTCGCAGCCTTTTCCTGCCAGTACTTCCCTCTTGTTGGCGCGCCTTCGCCCAACGCCCAAGTAGTTACCAGGTCTTCAATCAGCATAGGCACTTCGAATCTGTTGAAAAGGAAAATATCATCTGTTTTTCCGAGAACACCGTATTTTGTGAGTATATTTCCAAATTCCCTGATCTTTTCAAACCATATGGTATGGAGCCAGTGCTCAACCCAGAAAAGATGGTCTTCGGCATATCTATATATGGACCTCACAACGTTGTAGGCATCGCTAAAGGACTTCTGGTCATCTTCCGTCTTAATGAGAGCCTTATACTCAGCAACAATCCTATCCCTCTCTTCCGAAATTGCTGTAAGCGACCTCTCTATCTTTTCCCCTTTCTCAAGCCTTTCCACGTAGCTCTTCATATAACTGAAGGGCACGTCCATCTTGGTTATCCAGCTCCCTTCGTAGTGGAACCACCCACTCCCGCAGGATACAAAAAACCATGGATCCTTTATCCTCTCAAGCTCTTCAAGCCATACCCTGCCAGCCTCTGTGCTCTTCAATTCTTTTATCTTCTCGTCAGCAGATATATTCTTCTTAAGAATGTTATTAACAGGCCGTTGTGCCACAGCTAATCTGCTTAGCCTGCATAACTCTTCTTCCGGGCGGAACATGGATACATCAGCCCCTGCAACCATCTTACCGATAGTGCTTTCTTTAATCCCCGGGAATAACTTTTTTGCGGTGTCCACAAACATGAGATAGGCAAGGTAGGCCAGGTTCAGATACTCGAAGTGGAACTGCCACGCCTTGAACATTTGGCTCACGATAGTATTGAATGCCTCGATCAAAAGGTAGCCGTCAGTGTATCCCCTCGGTGCGGGGAAAACCTCGTCGTCAGGGACATACTTGGGAAATTCTTTTGGAATCTTGAGCGCTTTCATCTCCTTCCCCAGGGCTGAGAACTTCTCATACCAAGCGGGCCAGAGCTTTCCTTCGTAGTTCTGAAAGACATAGGGCACCCTTTTTCCAAATAATGCTGCCTTTTCCCCGATTATCTCTGGAGGTGGTGGCTCTAACGCCGTGATATACATGTAGCAACCCAGCATCCTCTGGGCTATGCCCTGGGCCGGAGGGATGCAAAAAACCCTCGTCGTATACCCGGAGAGAGCGATCTGCCAGGCCTCCTGGAATATATCGTCGAGGGGATACATAGGCTCAGGTGCGTGGATTTTGTCCTGAAACCAGAAATGTCCCTTCTCCCACTCAGATCTATCCTCACTGAATAAACGCTGGGGTGCATACATCTCCTCCCAGCCTGCCAATTCCGGTGGTAACTTTACTT contains the following coding sequences:
- a CDS encoding PEP-utilizing enzyme yields the protein MAEAKKFPYAEEVKLPPELAGWEEMYAPQRLFSEDRSEWEKGHFWFQDKIHAPEPMYPLDDIFQEAWQIALSGYTTRVFCIPPAQGIAQRMLGCYMYITALEPPPPEIIGEKAALFGKRVPYVFQNYEGKLWPAWYEKFSALGKEMKALKIPKEFPKYVPDDEVFPAPRGYTDGYLLIEAFNTIVSQMFKAWQFHFEYLNLAYLAYLMFVDTAKKLFPGIKESTIGKMVAGADVSMFRPEEELCRLSRLAVAQRPVNNILKKNISADEKIKELKSTEAGRVWLEELERIKDPWFFVSCGSGWFHYEGSWITKMDVPFSYMKSYVERLEKGEKIERSLTAISEERDRIVAEYKALIKTEDDQKSFSDAYNVVRSIYRYAEDHLFWVEHWLHTIWFEKIREFGNILTKYGVLGKTDDIFLFNRFEVPMLIEDLVTTWALGEGAPTRGKYWQEKAAKRQKILNAAKNWVPVLALGVPPEEISEPFTVMLWGVTTDSVQQWLKGGTVEAGDVNELKGFASSAGVVEGPARVLKLLEDIVKLQEGEIVVCPCTNPSWAPVFTKIKAAVTDIGGLTSHAAIVSREYGLPSVTGTGVATSVIKTGDIIRVDGTAGTVTIVKRA